In Synechococcus sp. PCC 6312, one genomic interval encodes:
- the menA gene encoding 2-carboxy-1,4-naphthoquinone phytyltransferase — protein sequence MASTNQPWSPESDSAATSPALAPAPTPSRKLWWAALKPPMYSVAVMPIWGGTALAWHLEKTLNGPVFATFLGAAVLILAWLNLTNDVFDSETGIDQNKHHSIVNLTGRKTLIFWIANLCLGLGLVSLAILSVLQGNFVVFGLVLLCCGLGYTYQGPPFRLGYLGLGEPICFVTFGPLAVAAAYYSQAQSWTPLIWPVGMIIGLTTTLILFCSHFHQVEDDLAAGKYSPIVRIGTKTGAVVTQIMIGLVFGLTVLGWGLGQFPVTVLLVLASLPWGIYLGQYVQRYHDTPSMIQSSKFIAVSLHFWSGLLLGLGWIWA from the coding sequence ATGGCTTCCACAAATCAGCCTTGGTCGCCGGAATCAGACTCAGCCGCAACGTCCCCTGCCTTGGCCCCAGCCCCAACGCCCTCCCGCAAACTTTGGTGGGCCGCCCTCAAACCGCCAATGTATAGTGTGGCTGTAATGCCGATTTGGGGGGGTACGGCCCTGGCCTGGCACTTAGAGAAAACCCTGAACGGGCCTGTTTTTGCGACATTTTTAGGGGCGGCAGTGCTGATCCTGGCCTGGTTGAATTTAACCAATGATGTCTTTGATTCTGAGACCGGGATTGATCAAAATAAACATCATTCGATTGTCAACCTAACGGGCCGCAAAACCCTGATTTTTTGGATTGCTAATCTTTGTTTGGGGTTGGGACTCGTTTCTTTAGCAATTTTATCGGTACTCCAAGGGAATTTTGTCGTCTTTGGATTAGTTCTCCTCTGCTGTGGGTTGGGATATACCTATCAGGGGCCACCCTTTCGATTGGGGTATCTGGGCCTGGGAGAGCCGATCTGTTTTGTCACCTTTGGCCCCCTTGCGGTTGCGGCAGCCTACTATAGCCAGGCCCAGAGCTGGACTCCGCTAATCTGGCCGGTAGGGATGATCATTGGCCTAACAACAACGTTAATTTTGTTCTGCTCGCATTTTCATCAAGTGGAGGATGACTTAGCTGCGGGGAAATATTCACCCATTGTCCGGATCGGGACAAAAACTGGGGCGGTCGTTACCCAAATTATGATTGGCTTGGTATTTGGCTTAACGGTGTTAGGGTGGGGCCTGGGACAGTTTCCTGTAACCGTGTTGTTAGTTTTGGCAAGTTTACCCTGGGGGATCTACCTGGGGCAGTATGTGCAGCGATACCATGACACTCCCAGCATGATTCAATCCTCTAAATTTATTGCTGTGAGTCTCCATTTTTGGAGTGGCCTGTTGCTGGGCCTGGGATGGATTTGGGCCTAG
- a CDS encoding isochorismate synthase MenF produces the protein MPVSPLPYTTISPGLGDPEVAEWLAAIPERSQIDTTWVSLTLPLPELDTLVALSALLTYCHSPHPWHFYLEHPHTHQVILGVEVLHDFQAQAPDRFDQIRLFSQQTLADLTPMTPDWPLNQGLDPLLPGLTGTRIFCTFSFFDQAHHSGLKHPTTTPGFPVAWAVLPRWQLAQTDQGTTLTLTSERPRNDQAWQGLIKELWMAWQTLQTPLSVPLPPKLSLTLPNLDAQAQAFQTQVQQALQKIATGTLEKLVLACAIDIRANQDLQGLPTVHHLRQTYPSCYSFSISNGQGQTFIGASPERLVSLAAGHIRVDALAGSAPRDQQAEVDQRLGLELQQSQKDLREHQVIVDFLRQALGEFTSQIMIPTQPTLLRLANIQHLQTLIQAWVGAEVHILDIVTRLHPTPAVAGHPQHQACQHLVNQEDWERGLYAAPLGWINATGEGEFIVGIRSALLSGKEARVYGGAGIVAGSEPEREWEEILLKLKTLLTALTGSS, from the coding sequence ATGCCCGTCTCACCCCTTCCCTATACGACCATTTCCCCAGGTCTGGGCGATCCAGAAGTGGCCGAGTGGTTAGCTGCAATTCCCGAGCGAAGCCAGATCGATACAACCTGGGTGAGTTTGACTTTACCCCTACCGGAACTAGACACCTTAGTCGCGCTCTCAGCCTTGTTAACCTATTGTCATAGTCCCCATCCCTGGCATTTTTATTTGGAGCATCCTCATACTCATCAGGTCATTCTTGGTGTTGAGGTTCTTCATGATTTCCAGGCCCAGGCCCCTGACCGCTTTGATCAAATCCGTCTCTTTAGTCAACAAACTCTGGCGGATCTCACCCCTATGACTCCCGATTGGCCCCTCAATCAGGGACTCGATCCGCTACTACCTGGCCTAACGGGAACACGAATATTCTGTACGTTTAGTTTCTTTGATCAGGCCCATCACTCAGGTTTAAAGCATCCAACCACAACGCCTGGATTTCCTGTGGCCTGGGCCGTTCTTCCTCGCTGGCAACTGGCCCAAACTGACCAAGGAACAACCTTAACCTTAACTAGTGAACGCCCTCGTAATGATCAGGCCTGGCAGGGATTGATTAAAGAACTATGGATGGCCTGGCAAACGCTCCAAACCCCCTTATCCGTCCCCTTGCCTCCAAAACTGAGTCTCACCTTACCCAACCTTGATGCCCAGGCCCAGGCTTTTCAAACCCAAGTCCAACAGGCCCTCCAGAAAATCGCGACTGGAACCTTAGAAAAATTAGTTTTGGCCTGTGCCATAGATATTCGTGCCAATCAAGACCTCCAAGGCTTGCCTACCGTACACCATCTCCGCCAAACCTATCCCAGTTGTTACAGCTTTAGTATTAGCAATGGCCAAGGACAAACATTTATTGGGGCCAGCCCAGAGCGTTTAGTGAGTTTAGCCGCAGGACATATTCGGGTGGATGCCTTGGCGGGTTCTGCCCCCCGTGATCAACAGGCGGAGGTGGATCAACGCCTTGGCCTGGAACTACAGCAAAGTCAAAAAGACCTCCGTGAGCATCAGGTTATTGTTGATTTTCTGCGTCAGGCCTTGGGGGAGTTTACGAGTCAAATTATGATTCCTACTCAACCAACTCTCCTCCGTTTGGCTAACATTCAACACTTACAAACCCTGATCCAGGCCTGGGTAGGAGCCGAAGTTCACATTTTGGATATTGTCACTCGTTTACATCCGACACCAGCGGTTGCAGGGCATCCCCAACATCAAGCCTGTCAACACCTAGTCAACCAAGAAGATTGGGAACGGGGTCTTTATGCGGCTCCCCTAGGCTGGATCAATGCCACTGGAGAAGGAGAATTTATTGTTGGAATTCGTTCTGCATTGCTATCTGGGAAAGAAGCCAGGGTCTATGGGGGCGCAGGTATCGTAGCAGGGTCAGAGCCAGAACGGGAATGGGAAGAAATTCTACTGAAATTAAAAACTTTGCTAACCGCATTGACCGGCTCGAGTTAA
- a CDS encoding Arm DNA-binding domain-containing protein → MSKVATEKHGTRLRLRWQYLEKRYTLAVGMSDSVVGRSRAKQIAGRIEQDIGTGHFDQTLLAYTRKLGKTRTELR, encoded by the coding sequence ATGTCTAAAGTCGCGACTGAGAAACACGGAACCCGGTTGCGGCTCCGTTGGCAGTATTTAGAAAAGCGATACACCTTAGCGGTGGGGATGTCAGACTCCGTAGTTGGGCGTTCCAGAGCAAAGCAGATTGCGGGTCGGATTGAGCAGGATATAGGCACTGGACATTTTGACCAAACCCTTTTGGCATATACCCGGAAACTGGGTAAGACTCGAACTGAGCTAAGGTGA
- a CDS encoding SWIM zinc finger family protein, producing the protein MTTKTATDLIYTAANAARIMGNKIKGLVIEVWANVVYLHAKGLFSRFASKAAFKHQFVAFRKAGAVGLDVVKVPFETGEYMVCSSSGETAYLVQYLTNKLTCTCQDFQTQAAVMKKACCKHCYATLNHLGYNSLADYVNG; encoded by the coding sequence ATGACCACCAAAACCGCTACTGACCTCATTTACACCGCCGCTAATGCCGCCCGGATCATGGGCAATAAGATCAAAGGTTTGGTGATTGAAGTTTGGGCCAATGTGGTTTATCTCCACGCTAAAGGGTTATTTTCTCGGTTTGCATCTAAAGCTGCCTTTAAGCATCAATTCGTAGCGTTCCGTAAAGCTGGGGCTGTTGGCCTGGACGTGGTGAAAGTGCCTTTTGAGACTGGAGAGTACATGGTGTGCTCTAGCAGTGGTGAGACTGCCTACTTGGTTCAATACCTGACCAATAAATTGACTTGTACTTGTCAAGACTTCCAAACTCAGGCCGCCGTAATGAAAAAGGCTTGCTGCAAACACTGTTACGCCACTCTTAACCATCTCGGTTACAACTCATTAGCAGATTATGTCAATGGCTAA
- a CDS encoding DUF29 domain-containing protein codes for MQTVQTLYETDYADWVADTVRRLKAGDFAGLDMAALIEEVESLGRSERHALKSQWIRVILHLLKLEAQPTATDYHNSWVSSVLDGLQEIGDSLKDSPSLNGYLRSSESEWYVQAVKKASVETKLPQAQFPDSCPYDVLALIEGDYPESLRYFFVIE; via the coding sequence ATGCAAACGGTTCAGACCTTATACGAGACAGACTACGCCGATTGGGTAGCGGATACCGTTAGGCGATTAAAGGCGGGTGACTTTGCAGGCCTGGATATGGCGGCGTTGATTGAGGAGGTAGAAAGTTTGGGACGCTCAGAACGCCATGCACTTAAGTCACAGTGGATCAGGGTAATTTTGCATCTCCTTAAGCTAGAGGCACAACCTACCGCAACGGACTATCACAACAGTTGGGTATCGAGTGTCTTGGATGGATTGCAGGAGATTGGTGATTCACTAAAAGACTCACCCAGTTTGAACGGGTATTTACGGTCTAGTGAATCAGAGTGGTATGTCCAGGCAGTGAAAAAAGCCTCAGTGGAGACAAAGCTGCCCCAGGCGCAGTTTCCCGATTCCTGCCCCTATGATGTGTTGGCCTTGATTGAGGGAGATTATCCTGAATCGTTACGCTATTTCTTTGTGATTGAGTAA
- a CDS encoding GIY-YIG nuclease family protein has product MPNQITEEDIELLEDLGVDITPSPQAQRTAREERIISGFEEIERFFLETGRLPQHGDDQDIFERIYAVRLDRLRQSEECQAVLTPLDTHGLLNAVPADITLSESDDEDDEALLKSLGIDETLEDDITQLTHVRSRQEIKAAEEIAQRTTCPDFKKFKPIFEKVQQELKTGVRQTIKYQDNANVEAGDIFILDGQMVMVVEMGEQFISDYGKPDRRLRVVYSNGTESNLLLRSLQRALNKDKTSRRVTNPNLGPLFTNQDADDEDLPTGYIYVLRSQSDHPFIAQNRDVIHKIGVTGGDVKHRIANAKKDPTYLLAEVEIVTQFKLLNVNRKKLEGLLHKFFSQARLEMELLDRFGTPVQLREWFLVPLDVIEEVIEKIKDGTLDQFTYDPKAAKLTQITA; this is encoded by the coding sequence ATGCCTAACCAGATCACTGAAGAGGATATTGAACTCCTTGAGGATTTGGGTGTAGATATAACCCCATCTCCCCAAGCACAACGGACTGCCCGTGAAGAACGCATTATTTCTGGCTTTGAAGAAATTGAACGATTTTTCCTAGAAACAGGCAGATTACCCCAACACGGGGATGACCAAGATATTTTCGAGCGGATTTATGCGGTTAGGCTGGATCGTTTACGGCAATCTGAGGAATGTCAAGCGGTTTTAACCCCTTTAGATACCCACGGTTTACTCAACGCTGTTCCAGCGGATATAACTCTTTCGGAATCAGACGATGAGGATGATGAAGCCCTACTTAAGTCTTTGGGAATTGATGAGACGTTAGAAGATGACATTACTCAACTCACCCATGTCCGCTCTCGCCAGGAAATCAAAGCTGCCGAAGAAATTGCCCAACGTACTACCTGCCCAGACTTCAAAAAATTCAAGCCCATCTTCGAGAAAGTTCAGCAGGAATTAAAAACGGGTGTTCGGCAAACGATTAAATATCAGGACAATGCCAACGTGGAGGCGGGAGACATCTTTATCTTGGATGGTCAAATGGTAATGGTTGTCGAGATGGGGGAGCAATTTATCAGTGACTATGGCAAACCAGATCGGCGGTTGCGAGTGGTCTATAGCAATGGGACAGAGAGTAACTTGCTGCTGCGTTCTCTCCAACGGGCATTGAATAAGGACAAGACTAGCCGCCGGGTCACAAATCCAAACTTAGGGCCATTGTTTACCAATCAGGATGCTGATGATGAGGATTTACCCACGGGTTACATTTATGTCCTCAGGAGTCAGTCGGATCACCCATTTATTGCCCAAAATCGGGATGTGATTCACAAAATTGGCGTGACAGGGGGAGATGTCAAGCACCGCATTGCGAATGCCAAGAAAGACCCAACGTATCTGCTGGCTGAGGTGGAAATTGTGACCCAGTTCAAACTGCTGAATGTTAACCGGAAAAAACTGGAGGGACTGCTGCACAAGTTTTTTAGCCAGGCCCGCTTAGAGATGGAGTTACTGGATCGATTTGGCACACCAGTTCAGCTCCGAGAGTGGTTCCTAGTGCCGCTTGATGTGATTGAGGAAGTCATTGAAAAAATTAAGGACGGGACGCTGGATCAGTTTACCTATGATCCAAAAGCAGCAAAGCTCACACAAATAACGGCATAA
- a CDS encoding DEAD/DEAH box helicase, translated as MSQPPIIPSVSVTYAQAGTSTKANSLGMRPMQERAYQKRGEQYLLIKSPPASGKSRALMFIALDKLENQNLKQAIIVVPEKSIGASFHNEPLSQYGFWADWVVQPQWNLCDAPGTDGGKVESFRKFTNSSAKVLVCTHATFRFAVDKFGIELLDDRLIAVDEFHHISANPDNKLGDHVRQLISRDKTHIVAMTGSYFRGDSEAVLHPEDEARFETVTYTYYEQLNGYEYLKQLDIGYYFYTGSYTDEITQVLNPKQKTILHIPNVNSRESTKDKIREVEHIIEELGEWQGTDPNTGFQLVKLTDGTILKIADLVDDDPTTRDKVVASLKDSTQKNNRDHVDIIIALGMAKEGFDWIWCEHALTIGYRSSLTEIIQIIGRATRDAPGKTKARFTNLIAEPDASEEAVAEAVNDTLKAIAASLLMEQVLAPRFEFKPKHPQNEPTPGFDYGETGYQIGQCNVGVHNETGQIQIEINGLAAPKSPEAQRICQEDLTELVTAFVQDKPSLERGLFDEELVPEELTQIRMGKIVQEKFPTLEPEDQEAVRQHAVAALNMVQQSKKILNDAILNEPSGSYGTDTTSSESSPISKNTALLDGVRQFAFSVTELDMDLIDRINPFGEAYAILAKSISEERLKQVAAVIAARRVNLTLDEARELVKRAKRFKEEKGRLPSITAVDPWEKRMAEGIAFLAKNAKEQKNA; from the coding sequence GAACGGGCCTATCAAAAACGAGGCGAACAATATCTCCTGATCAAATCCCCGCCCGCATCCGGCAAAAGTCGCGCCCTGATGTTCATTGCCCTGGACAAACTAGAAAACCAAAACCTGAAGCAAGCCATCATCGTAGTCCCAGAAAAGTCCATCGGAGCCAGCTTTCATAACGAACCCCTAAGTCAATATGGCTTTTGGGCAGATTGGGTGGTTCAACCGCAATGGAACCTCTGTGATGCCCCTGGAACCGATGGTGGTAAAGTCGAGAGCTTCCGAAAATTCACCAACAGTTCCGCCAAAGTTCTCGTCTGCACCCATGCTACCTTTCGGTTTGCCGTGGATAAATTCGGCATTGAACTCTTAGATGATCGTTTAATTGCCGTAGATGAATTTCATCATATTTCTGCAAATCCAGATAATAAACTTGGAGATCATGTCCGGCAACTCATCAGTCGGGACAAAACCCATATTGTGGCCATGACCGGCTCCTATTTTCGGGGCGATTCCGAAGCCGTACTCCACCCTGAAGACGAGGCCCGCTTTGAGACTGTCACCTATACCTACTACGAACAACTAAACGGCTATGAATACCTGAAGCAACTGGATATTGGCTACTACTTCTATACCGGGAGCTACACCGATGAAATTACCCAGGTACTTAATCCCAAGCAAAAAACAATCCTCCACATTCCCAACGTCAATTCCCGCGAAAGTACCAAAGACAAAATCCGTGAAGTCGAACACATCATCGAGGAATTGGGGGAATGGCAAGGGACAGACCCAAACACAGGCTTTCAACTGGTCAAACTTACCGATGGCACTATCTTAAAAATTGCTGACCTTGTGGATGATGACCCAACCACACGAGATAAAGTTGTTGCTTCCCTCAAAGACTCAACCCAGAAAAACAATCGTGACCATGTGGACATCATTATTGCCCTAGGCATGGCCAAAGAGGGATTCGACTGGATTTGGTGTGAACACGCCTTGACCATTGGTTATCGCTCCAGCTTGACCGAAATTATTCAGATCATTGGGCGAGCTACCCGAGATGCCCCTGGAAAGACCAAAGCCCGCTTTACCAACTTGATTGCTGAACCGGATGCGAGTGAGGAAGCCGTTGCAGAAGCCGTGAACGATACCCTCAAAGCCATTGCCGCCAGTTTACTCATGGAACAGGTACTCGCGCCCCGTTTTGAGTTCAAACCCAAGCATCCACAAAATGAACCCACCCCAGGCTTTGACTATGGGGAAACAGGCTATCAAATCGGCCAGTGCAATGTCGGGGTTCATAACGAGACCGGGCAAATTCAAATCGAAATCAATGGCCTGGCTGCACCCAAAAGCCCAGAGGCCCAGCGTATCTGCCAAGAGGACTTAACTGAGCTAGTGACCGCCTTCGTTCAAGATAAACCCAGTCTGGAGCGGGGCCTGTTTGACGAGGAATTAGTCCCCGAAGAACTGACCCAAATCCGGATGGGCAAAATTGTTCAAGAGAAATTCCCAACTCTGGAACCTGAAGATCAAGAGGCGGTACGCCAACACGCTGTTGCTGCCTTGAATATGGTTCAACAGAGCAAGAAAATTTTGAATGATGCCATTTTGAATGAGCCGAGCGGCAGTTATGGAACTGATACAACAAGTAGCGAGAGCAGTCCAATATCTAAAAATACGGCTCTATTGGATGGAGTACGGCAGTTTGCTTTCTCTGTGACAGAACTGGATATGGATTTGATTGATCGGATTAATCCCTTTGGAGAAGCCTACGCCATCCTAGCCAAATCCATCAGTGAGGAACGCCTCAAACAAGTTGCGGCTGTGATTGCGGCCAGGCGAGTTAACCTAACCCTAGATGAGGCCCGAGAGCTTGTGAAACGAGCCAAACGATTTAAGGAAGAAAAGGGTCGCCTCCCATCTATTACGGCTGTGGATCCGTGGGAAAAGCGGATGGCTGAGGGAATTGCATTTTTAGCAAAGAACGCCAAGGAACAGAAAAATGCCTAA